A stretch of the Medicago truncatula cultivar Jemalong A17 chromosome 5, MtrunA17r5.0-ANR, whole genome shotgun sequence genome encodes the following:
- the LOC112421964 gene encoding elastin: protein MAKIAAERAVAAMMGLLMENAAEGEGGASVLPGPGAGPPGPGAGGEEEVESGVGASEVGVGAGGEVAGAGVAGVGAAAGGGVAVGGVAVGGVAVGGVATGAGVGGVGVADGGCVGAAPGACAKQEVARRPKMRKTCTAA from the coding sequence ATGGCGAAGATAGCAGCAGAGAGAGCAGTTGCTGCCATGATGGGTTTGTTGATGGAGAATGCTGCTGAGGGTGAAGGTGGGGCATCAGTACTGCCGGGACCGGGTGCTGGACCACCGGGACCGGGTGCTGGAGGAGAGGAGGAAGTAGAATCTGGAGTGGGTGCATCAGAAGTAGGTGTTGGTGCTGGAGGGGAAGTTGCTGGTGCAGGAGTGGCTGGAGTGGGAGCAGCTGCTGGTGGTGGTGTGGCTGTTGGAGGAGTAGCTGTTGGTGGAGTGGCTGTGGGTGGAGTAGCTACAGGTGCTGGGGTTGGTGGAGTTGGGGTTGCTGATGGTGGTTGTGTTGGTGCAGCACCTGGTGCTTGTGCAAAACAAGAGGTGGCTAGAAGACCTAAGATGAGAAAAACTTGTACTGCTGCATAG